The genomic stretch CGGATGTATTAACCATAAAGCAAAAAAGGTTGGCGAAATCAGTACAAATATGCACGACCACAAAACCACATTTTTAGAAATATATTTTGAGGCCAACTTATACCAAATCCAAAGATAACCACACGAGACTAAAAAAGTCCCAAACCGTAGCCCCCACAAGGACAAATCCCCGCCGATATTAAAAATATTTAATATTTTGAGCTGCTCTTCACCGGGGGGATAACTAATTTCTCTCGCTACAATAAACTCGATCACCGTAATCAAAAGAAAAATAACCACTACCAACCATTTTTTCATTAGCTTTAGTATAAAATATATGGTGTCAAATGGAAACTAGGCGCCTTTATCTTATATTTATCATTGTTTTAGCTTCATTTTTACGATTTGGGAAGCTCACCTCCCTTCCACCTTCATTATTCTCCGACGAAGTCGATGCCGGTTATCAGGCATTAACTTTCACCCAAAAACAAACTGACTATTTTGGTAACAAATTTCCTACTCATTTTCACTCGTTCTCTGACTGGCGCACCTCACTCCAAATATATTCAATCTCTATTTTTCAGAATATTACTAAAAACCACGAAATTTCAGTCCGCCTGCCCTCAGCATTTTTTGGAATTTTTTCAGTTTTTGTACTTTATTTGATAACCAAGTCACTAATTCCGACGCTACTGCTTGCAATTTCGCCGTGGGCTATTCACTACAGCCGCACTGGTTTTGAAGTTTCCGGCATGGTTTTGGTAATTTTATTGGGAATTTATTTTTGGCAACAGTTTCTAAAAACAAATAAATATGTTTTCATTTTTCTTTCGGCCTTTTCTTTTTGTTTATCGCCATATTATTACAGCACGGCAAAACTTTTTTTACCAATCCTGGCCATTTTGATCTTCTTAATCTGGAAAAAAGAAATAATGAGAATCGGCGTTAAAAAATTATTTCCCGTGGTGTGTTTTTGTCTTCTGATTCTATCCCCGTTAATTTCTGACACTGTCTCCGGCCGTTCCGGATTTCGTTTCTCATACATCAGCATTTTTACGCAACCCCATCGGGAACAGGTTGTTGACTCACTCCGGTATCAGGACATTCTCATGGATCACCCAAACCAAATCGGCGTAAAAACACCCCTCCTGTCTTATGTCTTTCATAACAAATTACAGATTCCGGCTAAACGATTTATGGAAAATTATATCTCCTCGTTTTCCACTGAATTTCTGATAATCAGGGGAGATGCTAATTCCCGTCATGGCTTCGGAGGCCACGGACTTATATACCTAATTGATTATTTCCTAATTTTAATCGGGATTTTCGCCACCTTTATCCCTAAAAATAAATTATCTCTCCTCTTCCTGGGATTATTGCTGACCTCTCCAATCCCCTATGCCCTGACGCGGGATTCAAATTCTCCTCATGCCACCAGACTAATTCTTATGCTGCCATCGATCATCTATTTTACCTATCTTGGGATAAACCATTTACGTTCTCAAAACCGACATGTCTTCTACCTCCTGCTAACTTTATATCTACTATCCCTTATAAACTTTGGACATTATTATTACTACCACTATCCTCAGGATAGCGCCCGATATTGGCACACCGGCATGAAAGAAGCCATTCTTGCTTCCAATTTTTACTGGGATAACCCCATTGTATTTTCCGACAGCTACGAACCTTTTCTTCCATTTTTTCTTTTTTACAAACCCCACGAGCTTGACTCAACATCTCTCACTACAAATTTGGTAGAAATTAACAACCCCTCTTTTTCCGGTCAAAGCTTGGACAATACATATTATTTTGGGCATATAAATTGGTCAAATTTATCACAATTCCCAAGTAATTCAGTTTTTGTTGTACCAAAATCAGAATATGATGGACAAAATATTCAGAACACCGTTATTAAACAAGTTATAAATAAGCGATATCTAAACCAGGAAGAATTCTATTTAATCACCTTTAACCAATGAAAAACCCGCTACCTTTCTTTAAAAATTATTTTTGGATTATCCTGGTAATTTCCATTAGTTTTTTTTCTTTTAATTCATTGCTAAAAAGTGGCTATATTCCCATGTATGACGACATGCAACCAATCAGACTTCAGCAACTTGATAAATGTATAAAGGATGGGCAAATACCTTGTCGCTGGACACCAGATCTGGGTTATGGCTACGGTTATCCGCTCTTTATTTTCTATTCTCCCTTTGTGTATTATGTCATGGAGATTTTCCACCTTGTTGGGTTTTCAATCCTTACTTCAATCAAAATTGGCTTTTTGCTTAGTTTTGTTTTTTCTGCTCTCACCATGTTTCTTTTGGGAAAAATACTTTGGGGAAACCTGGGCGGTCTTGTCTCTTCCGCTTTTTACATATACGCCCCTTTTCGGGCAACCGATGTTTATAGTCGTGGCGCGGTCAGTGAATTTTGGGCACTTGGATTTTTCCCTTTAATTCTTTGGTCAATTTTGAACTTTATTCAAAATCCCACCAAAAAAAGAAATAGCCTTTATCTTTCACTTTCGCTTGCCGGTCTTTTACTTACTCATAATTTATCCTCAATTGCTTTTGCCCCGGTAGCGATAACCTGGACCCTTGTCCTTCTTTCCTATTACAAAAAATGGCAAATTGTCCCTCGGTTGTTTTTAAGTGTTTTTATTGGCGCTTTATTGTCGGCGTTCTACATCGTCCCTCTGATAGTGGAAAAATCCCTTGTTCACCTTGACAGTATGACGTCGGGATACTTTAATTATCTAGCCCATTTTACTTCGATAAGACAACTATTTTTCCGGGGCCACTGGGGTTTTGGCAGCAGCGAACTTGGTCCGTACGACGATGCCTCTTTTGGCATCGGAATTATCCACTATCTTTCCCTAATCGTCACTATCGTGTTGTCTCTTAAAAATCAAATTTTTTCTAAAAACAATTTAGTTAAAATTACCCTTCTTTTTTTTACTTTTATTTTCGCGTCTTCAATTTTTCTTACTCATTCAAAATCTTCTTTTGTCTGGCAAACATTCACTTTCTTAAAATATTTTCAATTCCCTTGGCGCTTTCTGACCCTCTCGATCCTCTCGGGTTCAATTCTCGCCGGTTTCCCTATTTTTCTACTAAGAAAAAACAGTAAATCTGCCGTTTTCTACACAATATTTTTTATTTTTGTTGTAATCTATTTCAATGTTGGTTTTTTCAGACCATCAGAATATATCAAAATTGACGATCAACAAAAATTGTCGGGAAAAAGTTTAGAACGACAAGTTACCGCCAGTATCTACGATTACCTTCCGATTTTTGCCCAAGCGCCTCCCTCAACCCCAGCTCCAAACCTACCCCAGATCATAAGTGGCAGTGCCCAAATAATTAGTTACACCAAAGGCACTGATTGGCAAAAGGGAAGTATCATTTCCAATGAAAAAAGTACCATTCAACTTCCGGTATTTTACTATCCTGGCTTTAAATTATGGCTCAATGGTCAACAAACAGACATTTCTTATGGTAATAATCTTGGGCTAATTACTTTTAATGTTCCGGCAGGGGAGAGCCAATTTTATCTCAAACTAACTCGAACTCCGGATAGAATAATTGGCGATATTTTAACCATTATTGGTATACTAATCCTAATCTTTTATGTCTAAAATTAGACTAGTACTCTTTTTTTCCACCTTGTTTATCATAGGATTTCATCTTCAATTTTCGGCCCCTTCACCCCAAATACTCCAACAAACCGAACAATGTTTCCAAGACGGCCAAATCCCTTGCCGTTTCCTCCCGAATGTGAACAATGGCTATGGTTATCCCTATTTTACAAGAGAGTCACCCTTTCCTTATTATTTATCCCTAGTCTTTCGAATTTTTGGATTAAATTATTCATTGAGTCTGGTTATCTCAACCGTTATCGTTTTAGCCGGAACCACCTACCTTCTCAAAAAAATATTGTTTCAAAAAAATCATCTCTTATCAATCCTGGCCCCATTAGGTATCAGCCTATTGTTTTTTTACTTTTCAAATGTTTACTTTCTTTTGCCATTTTGTTTATTAATTATTTTCAATACTTCAAATCCTTTTCTAACCGCCTTAATGTTCGCCTTATTAATTATTTCTAGTTCAAAATTGACACTTGTTCCCTTAATTGTTTTTATAATTATTGTTTTAACACTTTTGTTTACCCAAAAAAAATCATTTTTGTTGTTGTCAATTTTTTTTGGGCTATTGCTTTCTTCTTTCCATTTGGGCCCAATGCTATTTGACAGATTACCACCACTGTCCGGACTTACTTTCTTAAAAAGCTATTATCTTGAACCGTCTGTAGTTTACGGCCGGGCAAATATTTCCCAATACAAAAAAAGGACCAATTTTTGGCGATTTACGATAAATGTCCCCGCAAACCAATCTTCTGTTATCTCAGTTCCTATCGCTTATTATGATGGTTGGACCGTTCTGCTAAATCAAAAAAAAATAAACCCTAACAATCCGGTACTGCTCCAACCCATTGAGTTAACTATTCCCCCGGGAAATCATACTGTAGCTGCCTTTCTTGAAGAAAGCAAAAACCATCTCTTTTTTAACTCTTTAAGTATAATCTCTTTTATCTCCATTTTTATTTTTACCTTTCCCAAGCATGATCCAAAAAATTCTTAAAAACCACATATTTTGGATTATAATTTTTATTGCTGCCCTTTGGCAGGGAAAATATCTTTTTAATTCGGGGTTTTATACTTTTTCAGACGAATCTCATATCGCCAATCTCCATCAAATGGTTCAAGCCTTAAAATCCGGCCAATTCCCTCCTCGTTGGGCCCCAAACTTCAGTTATAACTTCGGTCATCCATTTTTCATTTTTTATTATTTACTTCCGTCTTATTTCGGTAGCTTTTTAAATATATTCTTAGGCCTAAGTCTAATTTGGTCACTGAAAATTACCTTTTTTATATCAACTTTGGGTTCAGGACTTGCTATGTATTTTCTTTCCCGCCAATTTTTTACCAAAACCGTCTCAACCGCCGTGGCCCTAATTTATCTTTTTACCCCGTATCGGGCAGTAGACCTCTATGCCAGAGGTGCTGTCGGGGAATTGTTTGGCTTTCTTTTTATGCCTTTGGTTTTTTTAAGTTTTATTCTTCTGATAAAAAATAAAGATAAAAAATATTTTGCTTTTGCTGTATTTTCACTTTTCTTTCTTATTATTTCCCACCAGTTAACATTGATTATATTTTTTCCGTTTCTTCTATTTTTGTCTATTACTTACATCTATTTTTACTACCCACCCCAAAAAGCAAAATTTCCTTTTTTAAGAATATTTTGGGCCATTTTGCTCTCCTTTTGTCTCGCAACATATTACTTAATCCCGGCTATTTTTGAAAAAAAATACATGCAGGGGGGGACTCCTTTTAACCCCATAGATCATTTTCCATTCATAAAACAGTTAATAATTCCTTACTGGGGATACGGTGCCTCAGTTTGGGGCCCTACCGATCAACTTTCGTTTAATATCGGTATCGCCAATCTCATTGGAGTAATTTTAATTATTCCTTTTGCTATTTTCTCTCGCAATATTAAATACAAGAGTGTCATCGTCAGTCTTTTATTATGTTTTTCTATCGCCGTTTTTATGATGAATATTCGTTCTTGGCCTCTTTGGCAGATTGTCCCCATTGCCTCGTACATCCAATTTCCCTGGCGATTCCTAATTCTAACTACTTTTACCACTCCTCTACTAATTGGCTTCCTTTCTCTCAAAAAAAACTTCTCCTGGCTACCGATAGTTCTGGCTGTGGTAGCTACAATCAGTACCGCAAACTATTTTCGGCCTCACAAAATTTTGAATGTTGACGATAACTATTTTTTAAATCGATTTTTTATAAATCAAAACACTCAACGCGATCCGTCTCTTATTTCCAGTGAATATCAATTAAACTCCGAAGATTACCTGCCATTGACCAACTGGACGATCAAGCGACCAACAAGTCTTCTCTCAAAAATTGATGTTGCCCCCGAAGTCACTGTTTCAAATATAAAATATCTTTCAGAAATCTCGCTTAGTTTTACTGCCAAATCAGCAGCACCAACAATAATTAAAATAAGTAACTACTATTATCCCGGTTGGCAAGCAAAAATTGATGGTCAGATTACTCCGGTTTTCCCGGTTGATGATACCGGTAGAATTGGTATTAATATGTCTGCCGGTGAACACCAGGTTTTTCTCGAATTTAAAAACACACCTCTTCGTACTATCGCCGACGCGATTTCTCTTTTAACTATAGTATTTTTTGCTATCTATCTTGTCTATGAAAAACATTCATAAGATAATATTCAGTCTAATAATTCTATTCTCCATATTTTTTCGCCTTTGGCATTTAGACTCTCTACCTTCCAGTCTAAACTGGGACGAAATATCCCATGGATATAATGCCTACTCACTTTTAAATACCGGAAAAGACCAGTGGGGGACTTCCTGGCCGATTTTTAATTTTCGTGCTTACGGTGATTACCCCACCACCCTAAACATGTACTTAACCATACCGTTTGTCGCCCTACTTGACCCAAACGAATGGAGCGTCCGACTTCCCTGTGCTATCGCCGGAATAATTTTCGTAATTCTTTCCTATTATCTCGGGTTGCTAATTTTCAAAGACAAAAACAAAGCTCTTTTACTAATGTTTTTGGTCGCCATCAGCCCTTGGACATTATTTCCCTCAAGAGCGGTTTTTCAATCCACTATCGCTTCAACTATAATGCTTGCCGGAATTGTTTTAATCATGTCCAAGTTCTCGATATGGGGTTTTGCTTTATTAATCCTCTCGATGTTTGCCTATCACAACACCAGAATTATAGCCCTACCACTGGGGTTGTCGGCCATATATCTCTACGGCTTTAAAAATAAAAACAAGAAAAGCATCCTTTATCTAGCCATTTTTATCGCCGCGGCTATACCCTCCCTTGTTAATTTACTATCGCCGGGTTCCCGCGCCCGCAGTCAATGGGTGGGGATTCTTTCTCCGGCCGCGATCAATCAAATCAACGAAAATCGCCGGCTCTTCACCGGTCATCCGCCGCTAAACAGAATTATCAACAATAAAATTACCTATTTTGTTCCCCGGTTTTTTCAAAATTACCTCAATCTCTTTAACCCCGTCCCTTTATTTTTCACCGGGTCAAATCAATTTCAATTTAATGTAGCCAACCACGGTTTACTCTTCACTGTTAGTCTGCCTTTTTTCTATCTTGGGTTAATAAAATTTTCAAAAAAAATAAAAGCCAATCGGCATTTTCAATTTATGGCTATTTGGTACCTTTTGGCCCTTCTCCCGGCTGCTTTAACTACCGGAGATTTTCCCACCATCCGAGCCGTCACCGTTTTACCCCTGCCCTTCATTTTAATAATCCTCGGGCTTGAATACCTTCCGAATATTATCCCGGTATTTACGATAATTATTATCATTCAATTTGCTCTCTATTGGCAAAAATATCAACAATATAATGTAAATTATTCGTCCTCTTGGCAATACGGTTATAAACAAGTCGTCGAATTTATCAAAGACAAATATCCTGAATATCAACAAATTATTTTAACCAAAAAATATGGCGAACCACACGAATTTATCCTTTTTTACTGGCCATGGGATCCCGCGAATTTTCAAGATAGAAACCCGGTATGGAACTACCATTCCTCGTGGTACTGGGTCGATGCTTTTGACAAATTTGTATTCATAAACGACTGGGAAATCAAAGAAAAAACCTCGAAATTAACCCAAAAAACTTTACTTATCACCTCACCCGGAAACTACTATCCCGAAAACAGCCAAAAACTATCCACCATTAATTTTCTCAATGGTCAACCGGCGTTTGACATCATCACCTATGAATCTGAAAACTAAAATAATTCTAAGCATAATCACTGTCATCGCCTTTGTTCTCCGTTTTTATCAAAGCGGCAACTACCCACCCCTACTTTGGGACGAAGCTGCCATTGGCTACAACGCCTATTCCCTTACCGAAACGGGAAAAGATGAATATGGAGTTACTCTACCACTCATCTTTAAATCTTTCGGAGATTTTAAACCGGGTTTATATATTTATTTAGCCGCCCCTTTCATCAAACTTTTTGGGTTAAACGAAATCGCGGTCAGACTACCATCAATAATCATCGGCTCATTGTTACCACTTCTTCTTTTTTTTACCATTAAAACAATCTATCCGAAATCAAATAATCGTGCTTTAATTGCTACCACTATTCTTGCACTCAATCCGTTCAACATTCATTATTCCCGTATGGCCTGGGAAACGAATGTCCTAACCTTTGAGCTTCTGCTTGCCGCTCTATTTTTCATAAAAAATCGACATCTTCTCTCTGCCTTCATTTTTGGGCTTACCCTCTACACCTACCAAGCCGGAAAAATGACGAGCATTTTAGTAATCATCGCCTTATTCTTTACTCATCTCAGTTTAATAAAACAGCAAATAAACAAATTGACACTAAAATTTATCCTGCCTCTGGGATTAATGGCCATTCCAATTTTATTTGGCCTAATATTTAACCAAAACAGTAACCGGTTGGAAGTAATCAGCCTAACCTCGTACCCCAGATCAGATGAAGAAACGGCTCAAATTATCAACGAGTCCGGTTTAATCGATTACACAATTTTTCATAGCCAACCGTCTTTTTTTATCCGAAGTTTTTTGGGGCGTTACTTTAACCATTTTTCCCCCCGCTTTCTTTTGTTCGAAGGGGATTGGCAAAACCCCCGCCACTCAGCTCCCTATGTCGGCGTAATTCTCTATCCCTCAATCATTTTCCTGCTAATCGGCCTGTTTTCAAAACCAAATAAATTCTTTCTCCTCTGGCTTCTTCTGGCCCCAATTCCTGCCGCCCTCACCAGAGACCAGCTTACTGCCACCCGATCCATGTCCATGTCAATTCCTTTGGTCTTCTTTGTCGCCAGCGGAATTATAATTACAGTTCAAAAATATAATTCCAAACTGATTAATCTCGCCATATTATCTGCTTATTTACTCTCCTTTATTTACTACTCTGATCTGTATTTAAACCACATGGTCAAAAAATCACCCAATGATTTTCTCTACGGATACAAACAAGCCGCTCAATACATTTCGAAAAACCAATCAAAGTTCGACCAAATTTATTTTACAGACTTTTACGGTCAACCATATATCTACTATCTTTTTTACTCACATTATTCCCCAGTTTCATACCAATCAAAAGCAAACTTAACCCAAACCGGGCCTGATATCGGAAAAGTAGAAAAAATAGATAACATATTATTCAAAGGCCCCGACTACAACGGCGTTAAAAGCATTCCGCACACCCTCAGTATCTTCTCCCACGATGAAATTTTAAGGCAGGGGATAGATCTGAAACCCGACTTTAATAATTTTTTCAAACTTAGCCCTATCAATAATATTTCCACCTTTTATGCCTACGAAACACCATAATTATCTTCTAATCACCATATTATTAATGGCCACTATTCTTCGTTTCTACAAAATTGGTTCCTACCCCAGCCTAAATCCGGACGAAGCCGCCCTGGGATACAACGCCTATTCACTGCTTGAAACCGGAAAAGACGAGCACGGTGCCTCCTGGCCTCTTCATTTCAAATCATTTGGTGACTACAAACCCGGCGGGTATGTTTATCTTGCCTTGCCTTTTATAAAAATACTCGGTCTCACCCCACTTGCAGTTCGATTACCAAACCTTATCCTTTCTATTCTCGCCATTTATTATTTATCCAAACTCGTTTTCCTTCTATTCGAGTCTAAAGGTCCGAGGTTGAATCGTTCAAAAGCTCAAAACCTATCGCTTTTGAGCTCTGCTGTTCTGGCTCTCTCCCCCTGGCATATTCACTTTAGCAGGGGAGCCTGGGAGGCCTATAGTGCCCTAAGTCTGATCATTATCGGTATCTATTTTTTCTACTCACATCTTAAAAATCTCAAAAACTTCCATCTCTATCTATCCGTTATCCTTATTTCTCTTTCGCTATATTTCTACCACTCGGCAAGAATTTTAGCTCCTCTAATCGGGCTGTCTCTGGTGACAATTAACTTCAAAAGACTAACTCGATCAGGTATCAGAAAATTATTAATACCAATAATTATTACCATTTTATTGGCTCTACCGGTACTATTTTCCTTTGTCAGAAACGGCGGCGCCGCCCGATTTGGCGGTGTCGGACTAACCGCCGATCAGGGACCAATTTGGCGGTCAAACGAGCTACTGAATCAACACAACAATGTTAAGTTAATTAATCGGGCCATGCACAATAAGCGGATTCTTTATTTCCTCTCCTGGGCACAAAAATATACTTCCCACTTCGATTTAAATTTCCTATTTTTAAATGGTGATGAAGTTCCCCGATCAAAGGTACCGGAAATGGGCCAACTTTATCTTTTTGAATTACCCTTTTTAATTATTGGAATCTTTTTCTTCCTCAAATCCAGGGCAATTAACAAAAAGACAAAAACCCTTATTCTCTCATTTTTACTTTTCGCTCCTCTGGCCTCATCTTTAACCTTTCAGGCTCCTTCCGCCCTCCGGTCTCTCCCGATGACTATTCCGTTATCAATCTTAATTGCCTACGGCCTTTATCATTTTTTTAAATGTCGTCCGCTTCTCATATTAATTGCTTTCTGCTCGCTACTTTCTATCTTCTATTACCTCGATGCCTATTTTGTTCACTCACAAAAACGTTATCCATATGCCTGGAATCTCGGTTTTGACCAAATAGTCTCCCTGGTAGAGTCACAAAAGAATAATTATCAAAACATATTTTTTACCTCTCGGTATGACCAACCGTATATTCTTTACTTATTTTTTTCCAAATACCCACCGCAAAAACTGCAATCTCAAATTAAATTAACCCCAAAAGACCAATACGGTTTTTCTACCGTCGATAGAATTGACAACATTACCTTTATAATTCCCACCGAAATTCCCTCCTCGTCTATGGTCATCGAAGCTTCTGATTTCCAATTAACCGGCCAAAGCTTTAAAATATACACTAAATGAAAAGACAAGCTACCATATCCGTCACTCTGGCAACCTATAACGAAGAAAAAAAAATTGGCAAGTTTCTCGACTCAGTTTTCAGCTGGGCCAACGAAATAATCCTAGTTGACGGCCACTCCCAGGACAAAACCCTCTCAATCGCCAAAAAATATAAAAACATAAAGATTATCGAAACCGATAACAAGCCGATTTTTCATATCAACAAACAGCTCGGCATCGATGCTTG from Candidatus Shapirobacteria bacterium encodes the following:
- a CDS encoding glycosyltransferase family 39 protein; translation: METRRLYLIFIIVLASFLRFGKLTSLPPSLFSDEVDAGYQALTFTQKQTDYFGNKFPTHFHSFSDWRTSLQIYSISIFQNITKNHEISVRLPSAFFGIFSVFVLYLITKSLIPTLLLAISPWAIHYSRTGFEVSGMVLVILLGIYFWQQFLKTNKYVFIFLSAFSFCLSPYYYSTAKLFLPILAILIFLIWKKEIMRIGVKKLFPVVCFCLLILSPLISDTVSGRSGFRFSYISIFTQPHREQVVDSLRYQDILMDHPNQIGVKTPLLSYVFHNKLQIPAKRFMENYISSFSTEFLIIRGDANSRHGFGGHGLIYLIDYFLILIGIFATFIPKNKLSLLFLGLLLTSPIPYALTRDSNSPHATRLILMLPSIIYFTYLGINHLRSQNRHVFYLLLTLYLLSLINFGHYYYYHYPQDSARYWHTGMKEAILASNFYWDNPIVFSDSYEPFLPFFLFYKPHELDSTSLTTNLVEINNPSFSGQSLDNTYYFGHINWSNLSQFPSNSVFVVPKSEYDGQNIQNTVIKQVINKRYLNQEEFYLITFNQ
- a CDS encoding glycosyltransferase family 39 protein — its product is MKNIHKIIFSLIILFSIFFRLWHLDSLPSSLNWDEISHGYNAYSLLNTGKDQWGTSWPIFNFRAYGDYPTTLNMYLTIPFVALLDPNEWSVRLPCAIAGIIFVILSYYLGLLIFKDKNKALLLMFLVAISPWTLFPSRAVFQSTIASTIMLAGIVLIMSKFSIWGFALLILSMFAYHNTRIIALPLGLSAIYLYGFKNKNKKSILYLAIFIAAAIPSLVNLLSPGSRARSQWVGILSPAAINQINENRRLFTGHPPLNRIINNKITYFVPRFFQNYLNLFNPVPLFFTGSNQFQFNVANHGLLFTVSLPFFYLGLIKFSKKIKANRHFQFMAIWYLLALLPAALTTGDFPTIRAVTVLPLPFILIILGLEYLPNIIPVFTIIIIIQFALYWQKYQQYNVNYSSSWQYGYKQVVEFIKDKYPEYQQIILTKKYGEPHEFILFYWPWDPANFQDRNPVWNYHSSWYWVDAFDKFVFINDWEIKEKTSKLTQKTLLITSPGNYYPENSQKLSTINFLNGQPAFDIITYESEN
- a CDS encoding phospholipid carrier-dependent glycosyltransferase, with the protein product MNLKTKIILSIITVIAFVLRFYQSGNYPPLLWDEAAIGYNAYSLTETGKDEYGVTLPLIFKSFGDFKPGLYIYLAAPFIKLFGLNEIAVRLPSIIIGSLLPLLLFFTIKTIYPKSNNRALIATTILALNPFNIHYSRMAWETNVLTFELLLAALFFIKNRHLLSAFIFGLTLYTYQAGKMTSILVIIALFFTHLSLIKQQINKLTLKFILPLGLMAIPILFGLIFNQNSNRLEVISLTSYPRSDEETAQIINESGLIDYTIFHSQPSFFIRSFLGRYFNHFSPRFLLFEGDWQNPRHSAPYVGVILYPSIIFLLIGLFSKPNKFFLLWLLLAPIPAALTRDQLTATRSMSMSIPLVFFVASGIIITVQKYNSKLINLAILSAYLLSFIYYSDLYLNHMVKKSPNDFLYGYKQAAQYISKNQSKFDQIYFTDFYGQPYIYYLFYSHYSPVSYQSKANLTQTGPDIGKVEKIDNILFKGPDYNGVKSIPHTLSIFSHDEILRQGIDLKPDFNNFFKLSPINNISTFYAYETP
- a CDS encoding 6-pyruvoyl-tetrahydropterin synthase-related protein, giving the protein MKNPLPFFKNYFWIILVISISFFSFNSLLKSGYIPMYDDMQPIRLQQLDKCIKDGQIPCRWTPDLGYGYGYPLFIFYSPFVYYVMEIFHLVGFSILTSIKIGFLLSFVFSALTMFLLGKILWGNLGGLVSSAFYIYAPFRATDVYSRGAVSEFWALGFFPLILWSILNFIQNPTKKRNSLYLSLSLAGLLLTHNLSSIAFAPVAITWTLVLLSYYKKWQIVPRLFLSVFIGALLSAFYIVPLIVEKSLVHLDSMTSGYFNYLAHFTSIRQLFFRGHWGFGSSELGPYDDASFGIGIIHYLSLIVTIVLSLKNQIFSKNNLVKITLLFFTFIFASSIFLTHSKSSFVWQTFTFLKYFQFPWRFLTLSILSGSILAGFPIFLLRKNSKSAVFYTIFFIFVVIYFNVGFFRPSEYIKIDDQQKLSGKSLERQVTASIYDYLPIFAQAPPSTPAPNLPQIISGSAQIISYTKGTDWQKGSIISNEKSTIQLPVFYYPGFKLWLNGQQTDISYGNNLGLITFNVPAGESQFYLKLTRTPDRIIGDILTIIGILILIFYV